The following are encoded in a window of Nibricoccus aquaticus genomic DNA:
- a CDS encoding PEP/pyruvate-binding domain-containing protein, producing the protein MNAGIRLLSVNMRSLVVLVLAAGVGLGLAGLTAVAAGAPVGANEVVARRAVRPLAKPGEVAGRIESVHTIESAEAWAKMAARPASQTVARTEVVKFLLDRETGRTLWFVDSERYDMHYAFAAEKLSTLRRPVESHAVFNVREYRREDRRFELGSIVHYLDGDLWTLEMIGGDTLAGEKVLALYQQLRGALWIGDRLRYRPLSGLHEELTKAVRDKLAVVSTEEVFAGVKYQPLTEGKACGYLRIVRGALEPGSVRPDQILVLEQLPEEIPVSAAVISQPLQAPLGHIAVLCAGRKTPNMGLRGALDYADVARLEGKLVELSVGPQEFGLREVSLSEAETSWKQRRPSEALIPKLDRKPVKLSDLKELSLYDADFAGAKAAQLAQVGRLGKEVRTPGGFVIPMAHYLKHFRATGAERCVDGLLMDEAMLVDVAGRTARLAEARALIETKEVDAELLASVHAKIQATAPTAKWILRSSTNAEDLAGFSGAGLYRSVVVKAGATPEQLAKAIREVWASVWLAGAFEERSWYRVDHRRVAMAILAQPFVDGALANGVAITANPFTEGRPGFLVNVQTRGGSVTGAHGDEVPEQVLIYTYSEDVESEVLARSSRTGGKAILSEKQIAELAKVLGKIHDEMRPRWGGTVNAVDVEFLLAGEDAHVVIVQARPYTVNYGAGRRLE; encoded by the coding sequence ATGAACGCCGGCATCCGTCTGCTCTCCGTAAATATGAGAAGTCTGGTCGTGTTGGTTTTGGCTGCTGGCGTGGGACTGGGACTGGCTGGATTGACGGCGGTGGCCGCAGGCGCGCCGGTGGGGGCGAACGAAGTCGTTGCGCGCAGAGCGGTGCGGCCTTTGGCGAAACCGGGCGAGGTGGCAGGGCGTATTGAATCGGTACACACCATCGAAAGTGCGGAGGCGTGGGCGAAGATGGCGGCGAGGCCGGCGTCGCAGACGGTCGCGCGGACGGAGGTCGTGAAGTTTCTCCTCGATCGGGAGACGGGGAGGACGCTGTGGTTTGTGGATTCGGAGCGGTACGATATGCACTACGCGTTTGCGGCGGAGAAGCTATCGACGCTGAGGCGGCCGGTGGAGTCGCATGCGGTTTTTAATGTCCGTGAGTACCGGCGGGAGGATCGACGCTTCGAGCTGGGTTCGATCGTTCATTATCTGGATGGGGATCTTTGGACGTTGGAGATGATCGGTGGAGACACGCTCGCGGGGGAAAAAGTGCTGGCGCTTTATCAGCAGCTGCGCGGCGCGCTGTGGATCGGGGATCGGCTGCGGTATCGGCCGCTGTCGGGGTTGCACGAAGAGCTGACGAAGGCGGTGCGGGATAAGTTGGCTGTGGTTTCGACCGAGGAAGTTTTTGCGGGTGTGAAGTATCAGCCGCTGACGGAAGGGAAGGCGTGCGGGTATTTGCGGATCGTGCGCGGGGCGCTTGAGCCGGGCTCGGTGCGGCCGGATCAGATTTTGGTGCTGGAGCAGTTGCCGGAGGAGATTCCGGTTTCGGCGGCGGTGATCTCGCAGCCGTTGCAAGCCCCACTCGGACATATCGCGGTGCTTTGTGCGGGACGGAAGACGCCGAATATGGGACTGCGCGGTGCGCTAGATTATGCGGATGTGGCGAGGCTGGAGGGGAAGTTGGTGGAGTTGTCGGTCGGGCCGCAGGAGTTTGGGTTGCGGGAGGTGTCGTTGAGCGAGGCGGAGACGAGCTGGAAGCAGCGGCGGCCGAGCGAGGCGTTGATTCCGAAGCTGGATCGCAAGCCGGTGAAGTTGTCGGATTTGAAGGAGCTGAGTTTGTATGACGCGGATTTTGCGGGGGCGAAGGCGGCGCAACTCGCGCAGGTCGGGCGGCTGGGAAAAGAGGTGCGGACGCCGGGCGGGTTCGTGATTCCGATGGCGCATTATCTGAAGCATTTTCGGGCGACGGGGGCGGAGCGGTGTGTGGATGGCTTGTTGATGGATGAGGCGATGCTGGTGGATGTCGCGGGGCGGACGGCGCGGCTGGCGGAGGCGCGCGCGTTGATCGAAACGAAGGAGGTGGATGCGGAGTTGCTCGCGAGCGTTCATGCGAAGATCCAGGCGACGGCGCCGACGGCGAAATGGATTTTGCGCTCGAGCACGAATGCGGAGGATCTGGCGGGGTTCAGCGGCGCGGGGCTGTATCGCTCGGTCGTGGTGAAGGCGGGCGCGACGCCGGAGCAGCTGGCGAAGGCGATTCGCGAGGTGTGGGCGAGCGTGTGGTTGGCGGGCGCGTTTGAGGAGCGTTCGTGGTATCGGGTGGATCACCGGCGCGTGGCGATGGCGATTCTGGCGCAGCCGTTCGTCGATGGGGCATTGGCGAATGGCGTGGCGATCACGGCAAATCCGTTCACGGAGGGGCGGCCGGGATTTTTGGTGAATGTGCAGACGCGCGGAGGGAGCGTGACAGGCGCGCATGGCGATGAAGTTCCCGAGCAGGTTTTAATCTACACGTATAGCGAGGACGTGGAAAGCGAGGTGCTGGCGCGGAGTTCGCGGACGGGCGGGAAGGCGATCTTGAGCGAGAAGCAGATCGCGGAGCTGGCGAAGGTGCTCGGGAAAATCCATGACGAGATGAGACCGCGTTGGGGTGGGACGGTGAACGCGGTGGATGTGGAGTTCCTGCTCGCGGGTGAGGATGCGCACGTGGTGATCGTGCAGGCACGGCCTTACACGGTGAACTATGGGGCGGGGC
- a CDS encoding tagaturonate epimerase family protein, translating into MSSINSFLLQNNLRIASNPCVSPDFCLDWATLSANVVKGAVKAWPKSQFETAAGKWTLVEDTTGDTAWKLEAKGGVDAVKVLASGVAVAGGAAFPATFANLLKLKNLIQEHNPASTIFPSASQKLGQSTLGIGARFTTLHWPAVEWAMSALEIGVTANQNSIPRELVYDVDAMLAGKLDTVPFPFIGTNVPEGHQGQSVEGMSHGCVLSKLKTGFHRHGIAWSFNADHQPIGGKFDVREDQLVTGCVLASYITFDLSPELAQTKVADDAAGWVKANVPAELVTKVKARVASVGLTLNEAEFAKLLAYVWPSLQKMKVRDEKYAAARAKLFTTDAGRAYLRELSIDELPGLTTPETTAIMLALCEALGMKISFVAPAFGFQKNMPYPDNAALKVLIEKQWNVCKQFGSSIGFHSGSGKSAENYQVMGQVTGSKLEIKTSGRYTYEMGRALFASKNADDQKLWSDWYKFTVELAIKGVFSADATEQKFARVFVVDALTKSGKPTDVFASEATARSAIEALKADPEHMFWFEYNFLYVLAANGKAEKSALGDHSPAGYQQRARFYTISDEGRLNFSKNIASYIVFLAENTGLAAKERCAGALKVLNGYTSMEQLLNDISR; encoded by the coding sequence ATGAGCTCCATCAACTCCTTCCTGCTCCAAAACAACCTGCGCATCGCGAGCAATCCGTGTGTGAGTCCCGACTTCTGCCTCGATTGGGCAACGCTCAGTGCGAATGTCGTGAAAGGTGCCGTGAAGGCCTGGCCGAAGAGCCAGTTTGAAACGGCGGCAGGCAAGTGGACGCTCGTTGAGGACACGACTGGCGACACGGCTTGGAAACTCGAAGCCAAAGGCGGCGTGGACGCGGTGAAGGTGCTGGCGAGCGGTGTGGCGGTTGCGGGTGGCGCGGCGTTTCCTGCCACGTTCGCGAATTTGCTGAAGCTCAAGAATCTCATCCAGGAGCACAATCCGGCTTCCACAATTTTCCCGAGCGCTTCGCAAAAGCTCGGTCAGAGCACGCTGGGCATCGGTGCGCGTTTCACGACATTGCACTGGCCGGCGGTTGAGTGGGCGATGAGCGCGCTCGAGATCGGCGTGACGGCGAATCAGAACTCGATCCCGCGCGAACTTGTTTACGACGTCGATGCGATGCTGGCGGGAAAACTGGATACGGTTCCTTTCCCGTTCATCGGCACCAACGTTCCGGAAGGTCACCAGGGTCAGAGCGTCGAAGGCATGAGCCATGGCTGTGTGCTCTCGAAGTTGAAGACCGGTTTCCATCGTCACGGCATCGCGTGGAGCTTCAACGCCGACCACCAGCCGATCGGCGGCAAGTTCGATGTGCGCGAAGATCAACTCGTCACGGGTTGCGTGCTCGCGAGCTACATCACGTTCGATCTTTCGCCTGAACTGGCTCAGACCAAAGTCGCCGACGATGCGGCGGGTTGGGTGAAGGCTAATGTGCCTGCTGAACTCGTTACAAAGGTGAAAGCACGGGTCGCTTCGGTGGGTCTTACGCTGAATGAAGCGGAGTTCGCCAAGCTCCTCGCTTACGTCTGGCCGTCGTTGCAGAAGATGAAGGTGCGCGACGAGAAGTACGCCGCTGCCCGCGCGAAATTGTTCACGACCGACGCCGGTCGCGCGTATCTCCGTGAACTTTCAATCGACGAACTGCCCGGTCTCACGACGCCGGAAACGACGGCGATCATGCTGGCGCTCTGTGAAGCGCTGGGAATGAAGATCAGCTTCGTGGCTCCGGCTTTTGGTTTCCAAAAGAACATGCCGTATCCGGACAACGCTGCGCTGAAAGTGCTCATCGAGAAGCAGTGGAATGTCTGCAAACAGTTTGGTTCGAGCATCGGTTTCCACTCGGGCTCCGGAAAATCGGCTGAGAATTATCAGGTCATGGGTCAGGTCACGGGCAGCAAGCTCGAGATCAAGACGAGCGGTCGCTACACTTACGAGATGGGCCGCGCGCTCTTCGCTTCGAAGAATGCGGACGACCAGAAGCTTTGGAGCGATTGGTATAAATTTACGGTCGAGCTCGCGATCAAGGGTGTGTTCAGCGCAGATGCGACGGAGCAGAAATTTGCCCGCGTGTTTGTCGTCGATGCGCTCACGAAGTCGGGCAAGCCGACGGATGTTTTCGCCAGCGAAGCGACGGCTCGTTCAGCGATCGAAGCGCTCAAGGCCGATCCGGAGCACATGTTCTGGTTCGAGTATAACTTCCTCTACGTGCTCGCCGCTAATGGCAAAGCGGAGAAGAGCGCTCTCGGCGATCACTCGCCGGCGGGTTATCAGCAGCGCGCGCGTTTTTATACGATCAGCGACGAAGGCCGGCTGAACTTCTCGAAGAACATCGCGAGCTACATCGTATTCCTCGCTGAAAATACCGGTCTCGCCGCCAAGGAACGCTGTGCCGGGGCGCTCAAGGTGCTGAATGGCTATACTTCCATGGAGCAGCTCTTGAACGACATTAGCCGCTGA